From the Aquitalea magnusonii genome, one window contains:
- the moaA gene encoding GTP 3',8-cyclase MoaA gives MLSDRFGRTIDYLRVSVTDRCDLRCSYCIPKGFKGFEEPANWLRFDEIQRVVAAFARLGTRRFRLTGGEPLLRRDLPQLVGALAALPGVEDLSLTSNGTQLAAQAVALRSAGLHRLNISLDSLRRDCVASISGSDSLDKVLSGLAAAKAAGFANIKINMVPLAGVNDGDIESMLAYCMQQGFVLRLIEAMPMGSTGQQAQGLDLSQLLDKLTRQHGLIASSRSLGGGPARYWQNADASFTLGLITPLSQHFCATCNRVRLSVDGTLYMCLGQEEQLELRPLLRAGCSDAELEAAIRSAIELKPEKHEFIQQPQQVVRFMSMTGG, from the coding sequence TCACCGACCGCTGCGACCTGCGTTGCAGCTACTGCATTCCCAAAGGCTTCAAGGGCTTCGAGGAACCGGCCAACTGGCTGCGCTTTGACGAAATACAGCGCGTGGTGGCCGCCTTTGCCCGCCTGGGCACGCGGCGCTTCCGCCTGACCGGTGGCGAGCCGCTGCTGCGGCGTGACTTGCCGCAACTGGTGGGCGCGCTGGCAGCCCTGCCCGGCGTGGAAGACCTGTCGCTCACCAGCAATGGCACGCAGTTGGCGGCACAGGCGGTAGCACTCAGAAGCGCCGGTCTGCACCGGCTTAATATCAGCCTGGATTCGCTGCGCCGCGACTGCGTGGCCAGCATCAGCGGCAGCGACAGCCTGGACAAGGTGCTCTCAGGGCTGGCCGCCGCCAAAGCGGCAGGCTTTGCCAATATCAAGATCAATATGGTGCCGCTGGCCGGGGTGAATGATGGCGATATCGAATCCATGCTGGCCTACTGCATGCAGCAGGGTTTTGTGCTGCGCCTGATCGAGGCCATGCCGATGGGCAGCACCGGCCAGCAGGCACAGGGCCTGGACCTGAGCCAGTTGCTGGACAAGCTGACGCGCCAGCATGGCCTGATTGCCAGTAGCCGCAGCCTGGGTGGCGGCCCGGCCCGCTACTGGCAGAATGCCGATGCCAGCTTTACCCTGGGCCTGATCACCCCGCTGTCGCAGCACTTCTGCGCCACTTGCAACCGGGTGCGTCTATCGGTGGATGGCACGCTCTATATGTGCCTGGGCCAGGAAGAGCAACTGGAACTGCGCCCGCTATTGCGTGCCGGTTGCAGCGACGCCGAACTGGAAGCCGCCATTCGCTCCGCCATCGAACTGAAACCGGAAAAACACGAATTCATCCAGCAGCCACAACAGGTGGTGCGCTTCATGTCGATGACCGGAGGCTAG